In Streptomyces chartreusis NRRL 3882, the following are encoded in one genomic region:
- a CDS encoding GNAT family N-acetyltransferase produces MDPVTLTTDRLLLRTVGPQDTDAVYDACQDPDIQRWTTIPSPYLRENAEAFTEQLVPDGWADGSMYTFGVFLHSGELAGMVGITMRALGVGEIGFWAAKQHRSNGYITEAALTACRWAFVHAAIDRVEWRAEVGNRASRAVAERAGFTIEGTLRAATNNKGVRRDTWIGSLLPSDLSLPSTAPYLPARA; encoded by the coding sequence ATGGACCCCGTCACACTCACCACGGACCGCCTCCTGCTGCGCACGGTCGGCCCCCAGGACACCGACGCGGTGTACGACGCCTGCCAGGATCCCGACATCCAGCGCTGGACCACGATCCCCTCGCCGTACCTCCGCGAGAACGCCGAGGCCTTCACGGAACAGTTGGTCCCCGACGGCTGGGCGGACGGATCCATGTACACCTTCGGCGTCTTCCTCCACTCCGGAGAACTCGCCGGCATGGTCGGCATCACCATGCGTGCCCTGGGCGTGGGCGAGATCGGCTTCTGGGCCGCCAAGCAGCACCGCTCCAACGGCTACATCACGGAGGCCGCCCTCACGGCCTGCCGCTGGGCCTTCGTCCACGCCGCGATCGACCGCGTCGAATGGCGCGCCGAGGTGGGCAACCGCGCCTCCCGCGCGGTGGCGGAACGAGCCGGCTTCACGATCGAAGGCACGCTGCGCGCCGCGACCAACAACAAGGGCGTACGCCGCGACACCTGGATCGGCTCCTTGCTCCCGTCGGACCTGAGCCTCCCGTCGACGGCCCCTTACTTGCCGGCGCGCGCTTAG